CGAAGACGAGAGGGATAATAACTAGGGATAGTAAAAGGATTCGAACCACGTCAGGGAATATAATCACTTTTGTAGATCTATATTTATGCCTTGTTGATAATGACAAACACGGGTTTTAAATTATCGATCTGAAATCACTGtgcaattatttgtatttgtgatCCAATGTTTTCCTGCTCTTCTTGGAGTCTCCACGGCCGAGGCCTCTGCTGGAGGCTTTGATTGTTTCAGACATTTTTCCCGCACAAAACCAAACCACTGGTGACCTGGGGTCACTATATATCCGAATACGTAGGTGGCTATAATAGCCCTGGACAATGCCTTTTCATTACATCAGGTGGTTTGCTTAGCAAAAATTCGATTAATGTTCCCTTCCTCCCAATGCCAACTGAAGGGGATGAAGGGAAGCTGGACAAGTTACCAGCAGTTCCCGCAGACCGCAAGGGGTTGTTGAGATGACCTGAACACAACAAGCTGTGTTTGTCTGTGAACATCTGCAGTCGTTTCTACCTGTGGCAGCTGACTATCTCAAGCTCTAGGCTGCTGGTAATCATCTATTGAGAGTTATCTGGTAGGACCCTGCCATTAATGTATGGATAAGAGAGATGAGACCCGTTGTAGATGGTAAAGAGGTCGGATATGTTTTTAGTACCTTTGATAAGCTTACTCAGCAGCAAATGTCAGCACATGATTTACAGCTGACAAGCTGGAGAACGAGCAGACACTATCATATGTCCTATAAAGGTCTCATTACTTCCCTCAAAAGAAACACAAAAGAGATCGCAGACATCCTGGAACTGCAGAGAAGGAATAGTGGGCGTGGCTTCGCTATCCACCAATAAACACAGCGGCTGGTTCTTTATCTCAGCCAATGGCCGCATATCCCTGAGCTGTATATAAATTCTTGGTTGAACAAGTCCTACCACTAAACGTGTCAGTTTGAGCATAGAGTCATAGTCATTTGTATTGGAGGATGTCTGAGCCAGTCCCAGCCGCAGCGCCTGCTCCTCCAGCAGAGGCCCCCGCCAAGAGTAAGCGGCCCAAGAAAGCAGCTTCAGCAGGATCCATGAAGAGCAGCAAAGCGTCCGGTCCCAGCGTGTCTGAGCAGATTGTAAAGGTGGCAGCTGCATCCAAGGAGCGTAATGGGATTTCCCTGGCCGCTGTGAAGAAAGCTCTGGCTGCCGGAGGATACGATGTGGAGAAGAACAACAGCCGCCTGAAGTTGGCGATCAAGAGCTTGGTGACCAAAGAAACCCTCATCCAGGTGAAAGGCAGCGGTGCCTCCGGCTCCTTTAAGCTGAACAAGAAACAGTTGGACAGCAAGGACAAGGCGGTGAAGAAGGCAGCAGTGGCCAAAGCCAAGAAAGTATCCAAGTCCCCCAAGAAGGCTCCGAGCGCATCCAAGAGCCCTAAAAAGGCGAAAAAACCGGCAGTTGCCAAGAAGGCTGCAAAAAGCCCAAAGAAGCCAAAAGTCGCTGTGAAATCCAAGAAGGTGGCCAAGAGCCCGGCCAAGAAGGCAGCGAAGCCTAAAGTGACCAAGAGCCCGGCCAAGAAGGCGGCTAAGCCTAAAGTGGCCAAGAAGGCAGCGAAGCCTAAAGTGaccaagagcccggctaagaaAGCAGCGAAGCCCAAGAAGACAGCTCCTAAGAAGAAGTAAAACTGCAGATCCGCACTCCGGTGCCCCgttacacaaaggctcttttgagagccaCCCACTCGGTCTTGACTGAGCTATAATGTACCCCCCCATCCATCCTCTATCTTTTACCCTGTGGTGGTGACTGCTTCTGGCTCAACAAAGCAGATGTGAACCCCTTATGGTCCCCGGTAACAAATACCTCCAGACATCTGACTAGTTTACACACACATTGATAGTTACATACACATAACGTCAGTGCACCGTGACAATGGTTATTTTCTATAAGCAATTATGTCGCTCTTCTACACCCCGTGTGTAGCTTCATAAACCGTTTACTGCCCCTGAACAAAATGAGCAAAGGACGGAAACTCCTTATGTTTATATTACGGTATTATTTTCTTACTAGGTCATACGCTATACAACTGCTACCTATTGGACGGTTATGTCAGATTATTTAAATCCAGTGATTATCATCAAGTATTTGTTATCGACACCATAGGAAGCTTGTATTGGTCTCCGATTCACTGTGCTGACAAGTGTCATACACCGTAGTAACGTATCTCTTATATACTATTACTGTGTGTAAATCAATACTACCACCGTGTGATCAGTAGTGACGTCTGCCGTTTATCAGATACATTGTAATTTTTAAGATTGTTTACAATAAATGGTTTTCTAGTCTTTCAACTTTAATTCGGGAGCCTGTCAGGTCTTACGTAGGTAAAATTCTAATAGTAATATTATCGCTTCAGATTTAAGTGGTAAGCAAAATATAAAGCAGGCGTTCTGAAGGACGCAAGGGATATTAAATGAAAGTTTGAAGGACTGAACAGCAGAATCTGAGGAGAAAAGGCTGTTTCTCGTCTAGCTCAATAGTAAAACTGTCAGTGAGCTTCCGACTATCCAGATAAAGCAATAAGTAATGTATAAAGCTCTCGCAAGAAAATGTGGGTGgccctgaaaagagcctttgtgttgtgggggtgtcagtggggagtaaatcacttgctcttagctgccttgtggctctcggtcttcttgggcagcagcacggcctggatgttgggcaggacgcCTCCCTGGGCGATCGTCACCCCTCCGAGCAGCTTGTTTAGCTCTTCATCGTTGCGCACAGCCAGCtgcaggtggcgggggatgatgcgggtcttcttgttatcacgggcGGCATTTCCTGCCAACTCCAGAATCTCAGCCGTTAGGTACTCGAGCACGGCGGCCAGATAGACAGGAGCTCCGGCTCCCACACGCTCGGCATAATTACCCTTTCTCAAAAGACGGTGAACACGTCCAACTGGAAACTGAAGCCCAGCCCGAGATGAGCGAGTCTTGGCCTTAGCCCGGGTCTTTCCGCCTTGTTTGCCTCTACCAGACATTTTCAGTTGCGTATTTCGTAATAAACTACTGTGATTAAACTCCTCCCTCATCCttttatttatacctttcagTGACAAACTCCTGCATCTCTGATTGGTCTGTTTTCGGACTAGCCAATGCAGCTGATGTTCAGGTATCCACCAATCCGTATAAGATAGAGGTGGGTATGATATTGAAACACATCACATGACATGACTAGCCAATAGCATATAGAGCTGGATATAAGTCTTATTTACATGGCCTGCCTATAAATAGGGCGATTGTGGGAGGTGCAAGTAATAGTCGCTGACTCACTGACCAGTATTTGTTTTAAGAATGCCTGATCCAGCAAAGTCTGCTCCTGCGGCCAAAAAGGGCTCCAAGAAAGCCGTgaccaagacccagaagaaagatgggaagaagcgtagaaagaccaggaaggagagttatgctatctacgtgtacaaggtgctgaagcaggtccaccctgataccggcatctcctccaaggccatgggtatcatgaactcctttgttaatgacatttttgagCGCATCGCAGGAGAAGCCTCCcgcctggctcactacaacaagcgctccaccatcacctcccgGGAGATCCAGACCGCTGTGCGTCTACTGCTGCCCGGTGAGCTGGCCAAGCACGCCGTGTCTGAGGGCACTAAGGCCGTCACCAAGTACACCAGCGCCAAGTAATCTGCAAATTCCTCCTTTCCGAGTTGccacaaaggctcttttaagaGCCACCCAAATCTTCTTAATCGAGGCTATGACACTTGTTGGATCCCGCTGCTCTTTGTGTTCCTTGCAAACACAAGCCCACGTGCAGCTCTTACTGTCCGGGTACCCGTCTATAAACATAACGTGTTCGCTTTCAGCAAACATGAATGAAATGCCTTTTAGATCTCGTATGTCAGTAAATCATTCTGTCCTTACCTTCTGTTACCAAACTGCacctggctgctctctaactgccCCGTGCTCCCTGCTGCATCTAGGCGGCTAGAAGGAACTCTGACCCGACTAGTGTCAGCTGCCTGACCGGTATTTAGCGCCTCTAGAGCAGGCTGTGCTGTCCGGGCTTCTCATTAGAAATCTGTTGACCACTGGCTATAGTTCTTCTGCAGACCAGGTACCGGTGCCAACACAACATATTTAATTCTGTCGGCTCTCATaaagcatacaatatacattagtAACAATACATTGTGGCACATACACTGGCGAAACTAAGGGAGGAATAACCTTTATTAAAACACAGTGGTGGTCACCTCCCAGTCATCTGCGGACTAAATGGGCAATCCCGGATAGCCAGCAAGCACAGAAAGGTCTCAACCTGGACACATTTAAGAATTCTAAATGCGTGAAATTAGACATTACAAACAAGGTACTTTCAATATGGGGTACAGGGATTGCTGCACAGTCAGTACTGCCCAGCATCCTGCTCTCGCCACATGAGAGCGTTACTTCACCAGAGCTTGCGGTGTTTTGAAAATAACCATTGAagtccagttgtttttttttatatctttatatcattACAGATGTTGCTGTCATTTGACATACACTAGGCTGGTTCTACGCTTTAAAAAGTCAATTTCAGGCAGAAATCCTCATTCTAATGCATTATTCAAATAAgtcatattatatttagtgtttttatttgtggcTGCAGTTAAAAATGTACAGAGCCGGTCACTAGTAAATTCAAAGGTATTTAAAGGAATACAAGATTAGATCCAACTGAAACACGACAGATAACTACACTGCTACCAccttatattacaaatatattattactttcatcatcaatatatGTTAACAACCGACCAGTGTTATAGATTGCAGATTAAAACTCTAAAATGTGTAATTTCTACATAATAAAATGCCGTCACACaacttgaaaaaaacagacagataaCCATTCAGCTAAAATGAGAAACTAAATTAAATAAGATCATAAGCTAAACACTACAATGACTATAAGCGACGCGGCGGGAATTTTAAAATCTTTAACGGCTGCTCGTTCAGCCAATCGGCAAGGGGAACGAAAGCCACATGTAGCAATAATTATCAAATGACACGCCCATTTCTTCCTCTATACTTTGTGTCCTTTCAGGTCCGACTTAACTGTATTAAAGAAGTTTGCTGTACAACCAATTCACATCAGTTGATTAGGCAACGCCAGCAGTGCAAATCATGTCTGGACGCGGTAAAGGAGGCAAGGGGCTCGGGAAAGGCGGTGCTAAGAGGCACAGGAAGGTGCTCCGTGATAACATACAGGGcatcactaaaccagctatccgtCGTTTAGCTCGTAGGGGAGGTGTGAAGCGCATCTCTGGGCTCATCTACGAGGAGACCCGCGGTGTCCTGAAGGTCTTCCTGGAGAATGTGATCCGTGATGCCGTCACTTACACAGAGCACGCAAAGAGAAAGACTGTCACAGCCATGGATGTCGTGTATGCCCTGAAACGTCAGGGTCGCACTCTGTACGGGTTTGGAGGTTAATTTCTCTGTATCCCATtacacacaaaggctcttttaagaGCCACCCACTCAGTCTTCAAAGAGCTGTAAGTTTACTATTATGCCCATGATTACTGGAGGAATAGGTCTGTAGCATTTTAAGATACTACAGCATATCACCCCACGGCTTTGTTACACGTAGATCCAATACATGAGTGAATAGTGACACCATCACTCGCAGCCTGTTCTGAGTGCGGGAGTTACACCGCAGACATCCGTCTCAACCATTGTATAAAGTAGGCGAAGACCACTAATCTATGCTTTTACAACGTGTAGTCAAATGAGCGTAAATCCCAGCTGTGGAACGGGTTTACATGTTGGGGGACGAGTACAGGGAAACGTAACCAGGAGACTTTCAAAAAATACAAAGCAACATAATAAACGGGGTAATAATACAAAAGGTGTCATAGCATCGATTGAGAAAGACATTATATTCTTCCTGCCCCATACCagccaaaatgaaaaaatattgattaccacctcgTATCCAGAAGCAGTGGTTCTTTCAGGGTGGGTTTCCCACAGGAATTGAGAAATACGTATCCTGGGGAAATTATAAAGACTCTACAGGGAAAATCTTGTGGTAAGACCCTAGCGTACCATCCCCCTATCCACGAACTAATTGGTAATGTGAGTGTTGCAATGGTGCGTTAAACATTTTCTCTGCACATATGTCAGCACGGAGGGAGGAGACTGGGAGAAGACCCTGCAACAGCTCCTCTTTACATTTAACGAGGTATCTCAGGAGTCCACCAAGTTTTCTCTATTCAAGAGTCTATATGGGCGGCGAGTGATGCATCCATTAGATACGAGAAAGCTGGGAAAGCCCCTTTTTCAATCGCTTAGGTCTCCACTATGTACGGTTTCGGAGGCCAATTTCTTTGCcatgttgaaaaacaaaaaggctcttttgagagccaCCCACTCAATCTTCAAAGAGTTGTAGTATGTCCATGTCCTAGAGCACAAACATACCCCCATATACCACTTATTTCATCTAGATTCTACACATGGCAGTTTTAGAACATCTATTACTCAAGACCTGTTATTCACGTTATTAAAAGACCTTGGGCTGCACAGCGTTACAAATATCGGCCCTTACATGATCTGAAGGGAAATGCTAGGCAGTGATTAAAGCGTAAGGAACAATATGTGGGGTATTGCAAGAACGAGTAGCTTGAAATGTGATGGTTTCGCGGAGATACAAAACACCACAAAGAACATGCGGGATCTAGCAAATGTCATAGCCTCGATTGAGAAGATTTGGGTGGCtcttaaaagagcctttgtgttatcTTAGAACAGAGATTGCAGATTACTTGGCGCTGGTGTACTTGGTGACGGCCTTGGTGCCCTCAGACACGGCGTGCTTTGCCAGCTCACCGGGCAGCAGTAGACGCACAGCGGTCTGGATCTCCcgggaggtgatggtggagcgcttgttgtagtgagccaggcgGGAGGCTTCGCCTGCGATGCGctcaaaaatgtcattaacaaaggagttcatgatacccatggccttggaggagatgccggtatcagggtggacctgcttcagcaccttgtacacgtagatagcataactctccttcctggtctttctacgcttcttcccatctttcttctgggtcttggtcACGGCTTTCTTGGAGCCCTTTTTGGCCGCAGGTGCAGACTTGGCTGGTTCAGGCATTGCAATAACAAGATCTCGACAGAGTGTAAAGAAACTATTACTAGCACCGCCCACAATCGCTGTATTTATAGGCAGTCTATGTAAATTAACCTTATCTTCAGCTCTAGGCGCTATTGGTTAGTTCTGTCACGGGATCTTTAGAAAAGCTATACCCCTTCTCCCTGTGCTGATTGGTGAGTGCCCGAACATTTTTGTCACTGGCCAGTCTGAAAACGGACCAATCACAGATGCAGTCGTTTGTTTTTCgaacatataaataaaggaatgaAGGCGGAGTTTGCTACTCGTGTGTATTGAATTAACCTGAGCATAACATGTCTGGTAGAGGCAAACAAGGCGGTAAGACCCGGGCTAAGGCCAAGACTCGCTCATCTCGGGCCGGTCTTCAGTTTCCTGTTGGCCGTGTTCACCGTCTTTTGAGGAAGGGGAACTATGCTCATCGTGTGGGAGCCGGAGCTCCTGTCTATCTGGCCGCCGTGCTCGAGTACCTGACGGCTGAGATTCTGGAGTTGGCTGGAAATGCCgcccgtgataacaagaagacccgtatcatcccccgccacctgcaGCTGGCTGTGCGCAACGATGAAGAGCTAAACAAGCTGCTCGGTGGGGTGACGATCGCCCAGGGAGgcgtcctgcccaacatccaggccgtgctgctgcccaagaagaccgagagccacaaggcagctaagagcaagtgatttactccccactgacacccccacaacacaaaggctcttttcagagccacccacgtTTTCTTACTAGAGCTCTATACACATTACTATTCGTTTTATCTGGGTAATCAAAGGTTCCCTGGTAGTTCTACTTTTGAGCCAGATACGGTTTCCCACAATTTAGCTGTCCCGTTTCATACACATTTTCAGCTCTAAATTATGCACGTAGCCTTTATTCTCATT
This sequence is a window from Mixophyes fleayi isolate aMixFle1 unplaced genomic scaffold, aMixFle1.hap1 Scaffold_148, whole genome shotgun sequence. Protein-coding genes within it:
- the LOC142114731 gene encoding histone H1-like, which produces MSEPVPAAAPAPPAEAPAKSKRPKKAASAGSMKSSKASGPSVSEQIVKVAAASKERNGISLAAVKKALAAGGYDVEKNNSRLKLAIKSLVTKETLIQVKGSGASGSFKLNKKQLDSKDKAVKKAAVAKAKKVSKSPKKAPSASKSPKKAKKPAVAKKAAKSPKKPKVAVKSKKVAKSPAKKAAKPKVTKSPAKKAAKPKVAKKAAKPKVTKSPAKKAAKPKKTAPKKK
- the LOC142114774 gene encoding histone H2A type 1-like is translated as MSGRGKQGGKTRAKAKTRSSRAGLQFPVGRVHRLLRKGNYAERVGAGAPVYLAAVLEYLTAEILELAGNAARDNKKTRIIPRHLQLAVRNDEELNKLLGGVTIAQGGVLPNIQAVLLPKKTESHKAAKSK
- the LOC142114748 gene encoding histone H2B 1.1-like — translated: MPDPAKSAPAAKKGSKKAVTKTQKKDGKKRRKTRKESYAIYVYKVLKQVHPDTGISSKAMGIMNSFVNDIFERIAGEASRLAHYNKRSTITSREIQTAVRLLLPGELAKHAVSEGTKAVTKYTSAK
- the LOC142114739 gene encoding histone H4 — encoded protein: MSGRGKGGKGLGKGGAKRHRKVLRDNIQGITKPAIRRLARRGGVKRISGLIYEETRGVLKVFLENVIRDAVTYTEHAKRKTVTAMDVVYALKRQGRTLYGFGG
- the LOC142114756 gene encoding histone H2B 1.1-like, whose product is MPEPAKSAPAAKKGSKKAVTKTQKKDGKKRRKTRKESYAIYVYKVLKQVHPDTGISSKAMGIMNSFVNDIFERIAGEASRLAHYNKRSTITSREIQTAVRLLLPGELAKHAVSEGTKAVTKYTSAK
- the LOC142114757 gene encoding histone H2A type 1-like, whose amino-acid sequence is MSGRGKQGGKTRAKAKTRSSRAGLQFPVGRVHRLLRKGNYAHRVGAGAPVYLAAVLEYLTAEILELAGNAARDNKKTRIIPRHLQLAVRNDEELNKLLGGVTIAQGGVLPNIQAVLLPKKTESHKAAKSK